In the Candidatus Electrothrix sp. GW3-4 genome, one interval contains:
- a CDS encoding glycosyltransferase, with amino-acid sequence MMRNIPAIIGIVLVKNEDLFIDRVLTNILDFCDEIIVADNLSKDGTQDTVRALQQHHSKIHYHSIASPAQSHDLICGYAGTNTWIFAVDGDEIYDPLGLKRLRQRINAGEYDRQWMILGNALNCVALNVEKGYVQGYLAPPCRSMTKLYNFNAIKAWEGPCSERLHGGEMLFKEGYDKSQRLERYKDTSWDEAEFRALHLCFLRRSTLEKASDSQKVIRKNISDMLSENIWARITSRFFKFIGKEQKSPWKLEKYMRGQLVTKPLTPFL; translated from the coding sequence ATGATGAGAAATATCCCCGCCATCATTGGTATTGTTCTTGTAAAAAACGAAGACCTTTTTATAGATAGGGTGTTGACCAATATTCTCGATTTCTGCGATGAAATTATTGTGGCAGATAACCTGTCGAAAGACGGTACTCAGGACACGGTGAGGGCCCTCCAGCAACACCATAGCAAAATTCATTATCATTCTATTGCAAGTCCAGCACAATCCCATGACTTGATTTGCGGATATGCGGGGACCAATACATGGATTTTTGCTGTGGATGGAGATGAAATATATGATCCATTAGGCCTGAAGAGGCTCCGCCAACGTATCAATGCCGGAGAATATGACAGGCAATGGATGATCCTTGGCAATGCCCTGAACTGTGTTGCGTTGAACGTAGAAAAGGGATACGTCCAAGGGTATTTGGCACCTCCTTGTCGTAGTATGACAAAACTCTATAACTTTAATGCCATTAAAGCATGGGAAGGTCCATGCTCTGAGCGCCTTCATGGAGGCGAAATGTTGTTCAAAGAGGGGTATGATAAATCGCAGCGCCTGGAACGCTATAAAGACACCTCGTGGGATGAGGCCGAATTCCGTGCCCTGCATCTTTGTTTCCTGCGCAGAAGTACCTTAGAAAAAGCAAGCGATAGTCAGAAGGTCATCAGAAAAAATATCTCGGATATGCTGTCTGAAAATATTTGGGCCAGGATTACGTCCCGTTTTTTTAAATTCATAGGCAAGGAACAGAAATCGCCTTGGAAACTCGAAAAATACATGCGCGGTCAGCTGGTAACGAAGCCACTCACGCCTTTTCTTTAA
- a CDS encoding class I SAM-dependent methyltransferase, producing MSKQEHDAAVAELRKGISTLAKPWYRSSSELLIRMGIQGKKCLDLCCGNGEFSHILRDRHAMDVTCADYIPFHLQHAQDQGFSTILVDIDASEKEVDVAAAPHVGQFDLVVNLAAIEHVFNSDNLLRFAHTVLKPGGLLLVNTPNIGFLAYRMYDLFSGNRPFGEGHHIRFWDYRFLRTNLFLNGFAVTEDARGFYSLPQDAMLRAFRNKKRLAAGISWLFHGCSLLQYLPFLKGLCSDELTVLAVKESTPAIGFELNRVQRFLGEQQGDSEESAAKDRLKEARRRGWLDEHLYLSQLVDRL from the coding sequence ATGAGTAAACAGGAACATGATGCAGCAGTAGCTGAGCTGAGAAAAGGCATCAGCACGCTTGCTAAACCCTGGTACAGGAGCAGCTCAGAACTTTTGATCAGGATGGGGATTCAAGGAAAGAAGTGTTTGGATCTCTGCTGTGGAAATGGTGAGTTCTCCCATATTTTAAGAGATCGGCATGCAATGGATGTTACCTGTGCTGATTATATCCCATTCCATCTCCAACATGCTCAGGATCAAGGCTTTTCCACCATTTTGGTCGATATTGATGCCTCAGAGAAGGAGGTTGACGTAGCAGCAGCCCCTCATGTTGGCCAGTTTGACCTTGTTGTCAATCTGGCAGCAATTGAGCATGTCTTTAACTCAGATAATCTATTACGTTTCGCCCATACTGTCCTGAAACCAGGAGGACTCTTGCTGGTGAATACCCCGAATATTGGTTTTCTGGCGTATAGAATGTATGACCTCTTTTCTGGAAACAGGCCATTTGGTGAGGGGCATCATATTCGATTTTGGGATTATCGCTTCCTTCGTACGAATCTTTTTCTTAATGGCTTTGCAGTCACGGAGGATGCCAGAGGCTTCTATTCACTTCCACAAGACGCTATGCTAAGGGCCTTTCGGAATAAGAAACGGTTAGCCGCCGGGATTAGCTGGCTGTTTCATGGTTGTAGCTTGCTTCAATATCTTCCTTTTTTAAAAGGGCTTTGTAGTGACGAACTCACGGTGTTAGCTGTTAAGGAAAGTACTCCTGCCATAGGGTTTGAGCTTAATAGAGTGCAGCGGTTCCTTGGTGAACAGCAAGGGGATTCAGAGGAGAGTGCAGCGAAAGACCGACTAAAGGAAGCGAGGCGAAGGGGCTGGTTAGACGAGCATCTCTACTTATCTCAATTGGTGGATAGGTTATAG
- a CDS encoding glycosyltransferase family 4 protein, which translates to MQQNTDQAGIRVNYGFDRVPGPDEHIFGGLVKLQDLNSEFPHCTSQPNILYLVSSALPYFPLRLAKMARQAGAKIVVNQNGVAYPGWFGKGWQRANRSMAYLHSIADYVFYQSEFCRLSAERFLGERSGLPSEVLYNPVDTDTFSPTPEKTPKRNNIILLLSGSHWSRYRVNTALETLQKVRLHNQQVSLKIAGRFCWGEDKERSLKEVKGYASQLGIAEYVQVTGPYTQEEAPALLNSCSILLHTKYNDPCPRLVVEAMACGLPVVYSATGGVPELVGESAGRGIAGQLDWEKDHPPNVDALADAVLQVASQLPEYSAAARQRAVSFLDRKQWLRRHGEVFAHLI; encoded by the coding sequence GTGCAACAGAACACTGATCAGGCAGGTATCCGGGTGAACTATGGATTCGACCGTGTCCCAGGGCCAGATGAACATATTTTTGGAGGACTCGTAAAACTCCAGGACCTGAATAGCGAATTTCCGCATTGCACGAGTCAGCCGAATATTCTCTATCTTGTATCCAGTGCGCTTCCTTATTTTCCTCTTCGTTTAGCAAAAATGGCACGGCAGGCTGGCGCAAAGATTGTGGTTAATCAAAACGGCGTCGCGTATCCTGGTTGGTTTGGAAAAGGCTGGCAGCGAGCAAATCGCTCTATGGCCTACCTGCATAGCATAGCTGATTACGTATTTTATCAGAGCGAATTTTGTCGTCTCTCTGCGGAGCGTTTTCTCGGCGAACGTTCTGGGCTTCCCTCGGAAGTTCTCTATAATCCGGTGGATACGGATACGTTTTCTCCAACCCCTGAAAAAACACCGAAGAGAAATAATATTATCCTCCTGCTCTCAGGAAGTCATTGGAGTCGATATAGAGTGAACACGGCTTTGGAAACTTTGCAAAAGGTTCGCTTGCATAATCAACAGGTTTCTCTGAAAATAGCTGGACGCTTCTGCTGGGGTGAGGATAAGGAGCGATCCTTGAAGGAAGTAAAGGGATATGCATCTCAGCTGGGAATAGCTGAGTACGTGCAGGTTACCGGGCCCTATACGCAGGAAGAGGCACCTGCTTTATTAAACAGCTGTTCCATTCTGCTGCATACTAAGTATAATGACCCATGTCCAAGGTTGGTGGTTGAGGCTATGGCCTGTGGCCTGCCGGTCGTTTATTCCGCAACCGGGGGGGTACCGGAACTCGTCGGTGAATCTGCCGGAAGAGGGATAGCAGGCCAGTTAGACTGGGAAAAGGATCATCCACCGAACGTTGATGCACTTGCCGATGCCGTCCTGCAGGTAGCTTCTCAGCTCCCTGAGTATAGTGCTGCTGCTCGGCAGCGGGCTGTGAGTTTCCTTGATAGGAAGCAATGGTTGCGTCGACATGGTGAAGTTTTTGCCCATTTGATCTGA
- a CDS encoding acyltransferase, which yields MFGYYRFFLASLVLLSHLQVSLQGFNGGVAAVISFYMLAGFVVCKLLSSVFASNRLNYFRFIYERTLRIFPQYLFVVGLTIVFLLTTNFGKPVFNLVAFLNNLLIIPLNYSMFWDGSILQDPKWWLVPPAWSLGVELQAYLLLPLAIYFKPVKVVLSLLSLCIFILASFRVLHPHFFGYKLLPGVFFIFIIGGSIYRRYVEGEEVDFFDKYFPEVVYTLLVALVIILGAKGMLLVQFVRETILGVLIGMPIVIYLSKSTVKLPLNRFVGDLSYGLFLSHFLVKWLVENYSLVDRDPSSLVYLLTVFFFSLIFSIIGVFVVERPMSRYRFKLSSTFAGPKECNP from the coding sequence ATGTTTGGGTATTATCGTTTTTTTCTAGCCTCCCTGGTGCTGCTGTCTCACCTTCAAGTGTCTTTGCAAGGATTTAATGGCGGAGTGGCTGCGGTAATTTCTTTTTATATGCTCGCAGGGTTTGTTGTATGTAAGCTTTTATCATCTGTTTTTGCATCGAATAGATTAAATTATTTTCGTTTCATCTATGAAAGAACATTAAGGATTTTTCCTCAATATCTTTTTGTCGTGGGGCTGACGATCGTTTTTTTACTGACAACAAATTTTGGTAAACCAGTTTTTAATCTTGTCGCATTTTTAAATAACCTTTTGATTATACCTCTGAATTATTCCATGTTTTGGGATGGTTCCATCTTGCAAGACCCCAAGTGGTGGTTAGTGCCGCCAGCATGGTCTTTAGGGGTAGAGCTTCAAGCATACCTCCTCCTTCCTTTAGCGATATATTTTAAACCTGTAAAAGTGGTACTTAGCCTGCTGTCTTTATGTATCTTTATATTGGCCAGTTTTAGAGTACTGCATCCACACTTTTTTGGTTATAAGCTACTGCCTGGAGTTTTTTTTATTTTTATTATAGGTGGCTCAATTTATAGGAGGTATGTTGAGGGTGAAGAGGTAGATTTTTTTGATAAATATTTCCCGGAGGTTGTATACACTCTTTTAGTGGCTCTCGTAATAATTCTTGGGGCAAAGGGGATGCTTCTTGTTCAATTTGTTAGAGAAACTATTCTTGGGGTGTTGATTGGAATGCCCATAGTTATTTATCTTTCAAAGAGTACTGTGAAATTGCCGCTTAATCGTTTTGTAGGAGATTTATCCTATGGTCTCTTCCTTTCACATTTTCTCGTAAAGTGGCTCGTAGAAAACTATTCGTTAGTTGACAGGGATCCTTCATCATTGGTTTATTTATTGACGGTTTTTTTCTTTTCGTTGATCTTCTCAATAATAGGCGTTTTCGTTGTAGAACGACCAATGAGTCGATACCGATTTAAGTTGTCGTCTACATTTGCTGGACCAAAGGAGTGTAACCCGTAG
- a CDS encoding sulfotransferase family protein gives MQIQHRAWGIGLGRTGTTSFCEALCVLGYQNVVHNPTFEELKDLDGAADNGCTIFYKYLDYKFPGSKFVLLTRELKPWLDSAEYIHGHKPVDRSEDLVIMRRMLLYGTVVFDREKFIETYHRHHEEVRNYFKDRPGDLLEMDITAGDGWEKLSPFLGLAVPDQPFSSRNQRNDGVTSGSGLVAKKIVQAKNKFFSR, from the coding sequence ATGCAGATACAACATAGGGCCTGGGGAATAGGTCTAGGACGAACCGGAACCACGAGTTTTTGTGAAGCCTTGTGTGTTCTTGGATATCAGAATGTCGTCCATAATCCGACTTTTGAGGAGTTAAAAGATCTTGATGGGGCGGCTGATAACGGCTGCACGATTTTTTACAAGTATCTTGATTATAAGTTCCCAGGCTCAAAATTTGTGTTATTGACACGGGAGTTGAAGCCTTGGCTCGACTCTGCCGAATATATTCATGGGCATAAGCCTGTTGATCGCTCTGAGGACCTCGTGATCATGCGGCGTATGCTCCTTTATGGGACAGTAGTTTTTGACCGAGAAAAATTTATTGAAACCTATCATCGTCATCATGAGGAAGTGCGGAATTATTTTAAAGACAGGCCTGGTGATTTGCTGGAGATGGATATTACGGCTGGTGATGGTTGGGAAAAGCTTTCTCCCTTCCTCGGACTTGCTGTACCTGATCAGCCTTTTAGCTCTCGGAATCAGAGAAACGATGGGGTTACTTCTGGATCGGGCCTTGTTGCCAAAAAAATCGTCCAAGCAAAAAACAAGTTCTTTTCTCGATAG
- a CDS encoding class I SAM-dependent methyltransferase — protein MMRKYWYLFLKHQDYMLGLWVCKAMQWRGFSSHPIHPKHLFDVQRSEFLHGLFQPRIRFLDLGAGVGTDCLLAADKGAIFSVGLEGNWRSIQTGVERAKKKKSTAEFLQINLEQGLLPFADESFDLINFSNVLEHLHNRAGILSELKRVKKKDGLGVISVPNANTSWKKKLKAAGLDPRDDPDHKIEYSQKSLAEELHAAGLSICSELMPIIPSFPWNGLIAMSAALSPVLYKRLQQAKREYVLAHPDESIGWVFTVK, from the coding sequence ATGATGAGGAAATATTGGTATCTTTTCCTGAAGCATCAGGACTACATGTTGGGCCTATGGGTCTGCAAAGCGATGCAATGGAGAGGTTTTTCATCGCATCCCATACATCCTAAACATCTTTTCGATGTGCAGAGGTCCGAGTTTTTACATGGCTTGTTTCAACCGCGTATTAGATTTCTTGATCTTGGCGCAGGGGTGGGGACAGACTGTTTGCTTGCGGCAGATAAAGGCGCAATATTCTCCGTTGGTTTAGAAGGGAACTGGCGGAGTATCCAGACAGGGGTGGAACGCGCAAAGAAAAAGAAGAGTACGGCTGAATTCTTGCAGATTAATTTGGAGCAGGGATTGTTGCCTTTCGCTGATGAGAGCTTTGACCTTATTAATTTTTCTAATGTGCTGGAGCATCTCCATAATAGAGCCGGGATATTGTCGGAGCTAAAGAGGGTCAAAAAAAAAGACGGATTAGGGGTTATATCTGTACCAAATGCCAATACCAGCTGGAAGAAGAAGCTTAAAGCAGCTGGATTAGATCCAAGAGATGATCCAGACCATAAAATTGAGTATTCTCAAAAGTCTTTAGCTGAAGAACTGCATGCTGCTGGTTTGAGTATCTGTTCGGAGCTTATGCCTATAATCCCCAGTTTCCCTTGGAATGGGCTTATTGCGATGAGTGCGGCTTTATCACCAGTTTTGTACAAAAGATTGCAGCAGGCTAAGCGTGAGTATGTGCTAGCGCACCCAGATGAATCAATTGGCTGGGTTTTCACGGTCAAGTAA
- a CDS encoding glycosyltransferase family 4 protein, with product MNHPIKVHLYGSEKNGWALDTDLALTKKSLEQLRDVVVLTGLEEADVLHSVWEEPIFQLDQNILAGKRIICHVCNNFMRLHENSAMIRAADTVGMWIVMAQEAQQDLRVLNYPSTFIPYSVDTEIFRPDYPSGKSNPALRKQYGIPEAAFLLSNFMRDSFGHDLDQPKDQKGGELFLEIAVALKARQIPVHFLLAGPRRHWIRNKLREHGIPFTFVGKEVEQDDLKVNIADAETISSLYRLSDVHLVTSRWEGGPRAVLEAAATKTPILCTSVGIAPDILEPDSLYDAFDQAVEKLEQHATARILDKTLEAQYQRILERHTPEKNGLRFEKLYRKIEKVPTYSRAKKWVDIPAPVPSLKERITSRLQRLVGCSCTEKTLRISLWHEFHKPPYGGGNQFMLALQRAMEMQGVETTVNKLSSSVDVHICNSCWFDHKKFQKKAASFPVRMIHRIDGPVTLYRGEGRDEDERIFELNQQFASATVFQSAYSFKQSYGLGFKAVSPVIIHNSVNDTIFNATGRVPYEEGRKIRLVSSAWSDNPRKGGAFLKWLDGHLDWNRFEYTFIGRVKEEFENIKHVQAVPSEELANYLRRHDMYLSVSLHEPCSNALLEALACGLPALYRNDGGNPELVSFGGLPFTDEKDVLEKLDRLALHINSFQRLISIRSIAAIASRYIDLARRIRDWEQVG from the coding sequence ATGAATCATCCCATCAAAGTCCATCTGTACGGCAGTGAAAAGAATGGTTGGGCCCTGGATACAGATCTTGCTCTGACGAAAAAATCTCTGGAGCAGCTCCGCGATGTCGTCGTGCTCACTGGTCTGGAAGAAGCCGATGTCCTGCATTCTGTCTGGGAAGAACCGATTTTCCAGCTTGATCAAAATATCCTGGCTGGAAAACGCATTATCTGTCATGTCTGCAATAACTTCATGCGGCTCCACGAGAATTCCGCCATGATCAGGGCGGCAGATACGGTTGGGATGTGGATAGTTATGGCTCAGGAGGCGCAGCAGGATCTTCGGGTATTAAACTATCCCTCTACTTTCATTCCTTATTCTGTGGATACAGAGATTTTTCGCCCTGACTATCCAAGTGGAAAGAGCAACCCAGCGTTGAGAAAACAGTATGGGATACCTGAAGCGGCCTTTTTACTCAGTAATTTTATGCGGGATTCCTTTGGGCATGATCTCGATCAGCCTAAGGATCAGAAAGGTGGTGAGCTCTTTCTTGAGATAGCTGTGGCCCTTAAGGCTCGGCAGATTCCTGTTCATTTCCTGCTTGCAGGTCCTCGGCGCCATTGGATACGCAATAAACTGCGGGAACATGGCATCCCTTTCACCTTTGTCGGTAAAGAAGTAGAGCAGGATGACCTGAAAGTCAATATAGCAGATGCTGAAACGATCAGTTCGCTCTATCGTCTTTCTGATGTCCATTTGGTGACCAGTCGCTGGGAGGGGGGACCGCGTGCTGTTTTAGAGGCTGCTGCCACCAAGACGCCAATTCTCTGTACCTCTGTCGGAATTGCGCCTGATATTCTTGAGCCAGACTCCTTGTACGATGCATTTGATCAGGCGGTGGAAAAACTTGAGCAGCATGCCACTGCTCGCATTCTGGACAAAACTCTTGAGGCGCAGTATCAAAGAATTCTTGAGCGGCATACACCTGAAAAAAATGGCCTCCGTTTTGAGAAATTATACAGGAAGATCGAAAAGGTTCCGACCTATTCGAGAGCAAAGAAATGGGTGGATATTCCAGCCCCTGTTCCTTCACTGAAGGAGAGAATCACATCCCGCCTGCAACGACTGGTTGGTTGCTCCTGCACCGAAAAAACTTTACGCATCTCGTTATGGCACGAGTTTCATAAGCCGCCGTATGGAGGGGGCAACCAGTTTATGCTCGCCCTGCAACGAGCAATGGAGATGCAAGGGGTTGAGACCACGGTTAATAAGTTGTCCAGTTCTGTTGATGTCCATATCTGCAATTCCTGTTGGTTTGATCATAAGAAATTTCAGAAAAAAGCCGCATCCTTTCCGGTTCGGATGATTCATCGGATTGATGGGCCTGTAACCTTGTACCGTGGAGAAGGGCGGGATGAGGATGAAAGGATTTTTGAGCTGAACCAACAATTTGCCTCAGCCACGGTTTTTCAGTCTGCCTATAGTTTTAAGCAGAGCTACGGCCTCGGCTTCAAAGCCGTTTCTCCGGTGATTATTCATAATAGTGTTAATGATACAATTTTTAACGCAACTGGTCGGGTACCCTATGAAGAGGGGAGAAAGATTCGGCTTGTCTCGTCAGCATGGTCAGACAATCCAAGAAAAGGAGGGGCCTTCCTAAAATGGTTGGATGGCCACCTTGATTGGAATCGGTTTGAATATACCTTTATCGGTAGGGTGAAGGAGGAGTTTGAAAACATCAAACATGTCCAGGCTGTTCCTTCGGAGGAGTTGGCGAATTACCTTCGCCGACATGATATGTATCTTTCAGTAAGCCTGCACGAACCCTGTTCCAATGCCCTGCTTGAGGCCTTGGCCTGTGGTTTGCCTGCCTTGTACCGTAACGACGGCGGGAATCCTGAATTGGTTTCCTTTGGTGGGTTGCCATTTACTGATGAGAAGGACGTGTTAGAAAAGTTGGATCGACTTGCTCTGCATATAAATTCCTTTCAACGGCTTATTTCAATACGGAGTATTGCAGCGATAGCCTCTCGATATATTGATCTTGCTCGGCGGATCCGGGATTGGGAACAGGTGGGATGA